From the Ilumatobacteraceae bacterium genome, the window CTGCGACCGCGCTGCCGGTGCAGGCAGCGACGACCGGCACATTGCTCCCCCAGAGATGGCGCACCATCTCGCCGCCGGCGGAGACCAGACCGATGATCTGCTCGAAGTCGCCACCGAACATGACACCGAGGTCGAACCCACCGGAGAAGCGCCCCTCGCGCCCGTGGACGACGACGGCGCCGACGGTCTCGTCGTGCTCGGCCTCGGACACCGCTGCCCGGATCGCGGCGACGAGCTCGAACGAGAGCGCGTTCGCCTTGCCGTCGTCGAGATGGAGCACGGTGACCGGCCCCCGGCGTTCGATCGTCAGCGCGTCGCTCATACTTTGAACGTACTCATCGGTAACATCCTGCGTCGAACCGACCCCTCCGCGCACGGCGTCCCGACGGGCGATCTCGGCTCCATCACGTCGCAGTCGCCGGTGGACGCACGGTGACACCCGCGGCGGCCATGACGGACTTGGCCTCCGCGACCGTGTGCTCGCGGAAGTGGAAGATCGACGCCGCGAGCACGGCGTCGGCACCACCCTCGACGACGCCGTCGACGAGGTGCTCGAGCGTGCCGACGCCCCCGCTCGCGATCACGGGAACGTTGACCGAGTCGGCGATCGCCCGGGTGAGCACGTTGTCGAACCCTTCTCGGGTGCCATCGCGGTCCATCGACGTCAGCAGGATCTCGCCGGCACCGAGTCCGACGGCCTCGACTGCCCACTCCTCGGCGTCGATGCCCGTCGCGGTGCGCCCGCCGTGGAGGTAGACCTCGAAACCGTCGCCGACCTCGTCACTGCGGCGCTTCGCATCGATCGCCACCACGACGCACTGCGATCCGAACTCGGCCGCGATCTCGCCGATCAGTTCGGGCCGCTGCACGGCCGCCGTGTTGACACTGACCTTGTCGGCGCCGGCGCGGAGCATACGTCGGGCGTCTTCGAGCGAGCGGATGCCGCCACCGACGGTGAACGGGATGTAGACCTGCTCCGCCACGCGGAACACCATGTCGACGGTGGTCTCGCGATCGTCGGACGACGCCGTGATGTCGAGGAACACCAGCTCATCGGCACCCTCCGCGTCGTAGCGAGCCGCCAGCTCGACCGGATCGCCGGCGTCGCGGAGGTCGACGAAGTTGGTGCCCTTGACGACGCGACCACCGGTCACGTCGAGGCACGGAATGACCCGGGCGACCTGCATCAGCGCACCTCCAGGGCTCGAACCGCCGCGGCGACGGTGAACCGACCCTCGTACACGGCCTTGCCGGTGATGATCCCGCCGAGTCCGGGGATCGCGGCGAGGGCGATCACGTCGTCGAGCGACGACACGCCGCCGCTGGCGATCACGGGGGTCGACGTGGCGGACACCGCTTCGGCGAGCCCATCGAGGTCGGGGCCGGTGAGCATGCCGTCGCGGCTGATGTCGGTGATGACGAATGCCGCCGCGGTCGGGAACCGGCCGAGCGCGTCGGCCAACTGCACGCCGCTCCCCTCGGTCCACCCGTCGGTCGCGAGCTCCCCCGCGCGGTGATCAAGGCCGACGGCGACGTCGACGACCTCGCTGACCTCGGCGACGAGGTCGGGGTTCCGCACGGCCGCCGAGCCCATCACGACCCGGTCGACGCCGGCGTCGGCGAGGCGCCGGGCATCGTCGAGTGAGCGGACACCGCCGCCGTTCTGGAGCCGGGCCCGGCCGTGGAGCGCCGACGCCACCCGTTCGACGATGGCACGGTTGACCGGGTCGCCGGAGCGGGCGGCATCGAGATCGACGACGTGCACCCACGGAGCCCCGGCGTCGGCGAACGACGTGGCCACGGCGACCGGGTCGTCGCCGTAGATCGTCTCGGCGTCGTAGTCGCCCTGGCTGAGCCGGACGACCCGGCCCGCCCGCAGGTCGATCGCCGGGTACAGGTCGCACATGGTCGTCACGACGCCACCTGCGAACGAGCCGCGGCACAGACCTGCACGAAGTTGTCGAGCAGCTGCAGACCCGTCGGCCCGGACTTCTCCGGGTGGAACTGGGTCGCGAAGACGTTGCCGAGCCGGAACGCCGCGTTGAGCGTCTCGCCGTATTCGCAGGTCGCGGCGACGACCGCCGGGTCGTCGGGAACCCCGTGCAACGAGTGCACGAAGTAGACCCATGGATCGTCGCCGACATCGGCGAGCATCGGGTCGTCGGGCAGGCGGACCGCGAGCCGGTTCCACTGCATCTGCGGGATCTTGACGCCGGGGGGAATCCAGCGCACGGTGCCGGGGATGACGCCGAGCCCGCTGACGGTGTCGTCTTCTTCGCTGCCGTCGAAGAGCATCTGCATGCCGACGCAGATGCCGAGGA encodes:
- the hisF gene encoding imidazole glycerol phosphate synthase subunit HisF is translated as MQVARVIPCLDVTGGRVVKGTNFVDLRDAGDPVELAARYDAEGADELVFLDITASSDDRETTVDMVFRVAEQVYIPFTVGGGIRSLEDARRMLRAGADKVSVNTAAVQRPELIGEIAAEFGSQCVVVAIDAKRRSDEVGDGFEVYLHGGRTATGIDAEEWAVEAVGLGAGEILLTSMDRDGTREGFDNVLTRAIADSVNVPVIASGGVGTLEHLVDGVVEGGADAVLAASIFHFREHTVAEAKSVMAAAGVTVRPPATAT
- a CDS encoding 1-(5-phosphoribosyl)-5-[(5-phosphoribosylamino)methylideneamino] imidazole-4-carboxamide isomerase gives rise to the protein MCDLYPAIDLRAGRVVRLSQGDYDAETIYGDDPVAVATSFADAGAPWVHVVDLDAARSGDPVNRAIVERVASALHGRARLQNGGGVRSLDDARRLADAGVDRVVMGSAAVRNPDLVAEVSEVVDVAVGLDHRAGELATDGWTEGSGVQLADALGRFPTAAAFVITDISRDGMLTGPDLDGLAEAVSATSTPVIASGGVSSLDDVIALAAIPGLGGIITGKAVYEGRFTVAAAVRALEVR
- the hisH gene encoding imidazole glycerol phosphate synthase subunit HisH, producing MSERPLVAVLDYGIGNLHSARKALEKMGADARLTVDPGLVADADGVVLPGVGAFGACMRTLRAVGLDQPALDAVASGRPFLGICVGMQMLFDGSEEDDTVSGLGVIPGTVRWIPPGVKIPQMQWNRLAVRLPDDPMLADVGDDPWVYFVHSLHGVPDDPAVVAATCEYGETLNAAFRLGNVFATQFHPEKSGPTGLQLLDNFVQVCAAARSQVAS